One window of Medicago truncatula cultivar Jemalong A17 chromosome 2, MtrunA17r5.0-ANR, whole genome shotgun sequence genomic DNA carries:
- the LOC11439284 gene encoding protein SMG7L isoform X2 → MASNLSLSPGIRSKEVLLEIGNSEKQLWALIHSKGILHSDAQYLYRKIRASYERVLLNSYTYAELQDVEYSLWKLHYKHIDEFRKIVKRNSGDVEINKSGTSQTGVEQRRNNDTFKPFKLFLSEASEFYQNLIVKLRKNSGVSEEALLNKKGWIFTSTEPEIKLKCKYLCHRSLVCMGDLARYKEQCENPDTQNHNWSVAATHYLEATRIWPNSGNPQNQLAVLATYIGDEFLALYHCVRSLAVKEPFPDAWNNLILLFEKNRPSPLKYVSSEVCFEFVKRSGRISEVRKAQLKDDFSNYTEVEGESNNFTDTKLWSLMVRMISFLFITSSFEEFSIALASTIGELDKMLKLEDIELKTMLDSYSQMDLARRGPFRAIQAVCILIFSLKNLMDKPEKEDSEDKNVTQLTQMGLAAAFGVMGRFVERCLEAKSLNHCPLLPSVLVFVEWCSSVLDATEVCCTDQKCGRAISYFFDVFVELLNKLNDNRKETKKLLDSTPLWEDFELRGFVPIASAHFSLDFCSNWEHRENFVSGVELRAERIKQAAMKIASRSNTLQKWITYDEMGRKFCVARSNECHGKKKAELVESSTRREEINQQTNKDTEEQCKRMTEDNPRSAIINAKPSVVEEEEVILFRPLTRYNSAPLSPSTSADEQISQEDRIDQSLPSDDCLRRATSLLMAQNPAQTQTDPWEYHGSSSKFGSDKAFKQQEPSTKESSNALSEGGSEAPIAAGPPSLNAWVLDEGSLSNNRRNGTKGPIEHRLPPIQEIASSSLAGLSINKNENSVISSVSESSNFNASSATYSLPVPSAPLLPDNAAWFTDAQAQPSLPAPRFPETSSPISGYSDWSSTYGPPGYDPRYQVFVNGYPPPGRMTSSEWLRWYRENHKPEKANNYTQPTYMNTPAPQNYDNPYRFDQFDRWGNPLSYNNQYTYIESPGPPPLQPGFLNAGEHKASLYSNCQRPVPFVCSAVTEMRNEPQSLLECLKEKEWRLQRDPNLRGPTFTGNYNS, encoded by the exons ATGGCAAGCAACCTATCTCTTTCTCCTGGAATTCGTAGTAAAGAAGTACTCTTAGAG ATTGGCAATTCTGAAAAGCAATTGTGGGCATTAATCCATTCTAAAGGCATTCTTCACTCAGATGCTCAATACTTGTACCGCAAGATCCGTGCTAGTTATGAGAGAGTTTTGTTGAACAGTTATACATATGCAGAACTTCAGGATGTTGAATATTCTTTATGGAAGCTCCATTATAAGCATATTGATGAATTTCGCAAAATAGTAAAGAGAAACTCGGGCGATGTAGAGATCAACAAATCAGGAACATCACAAACCGGTGTTGAGCAGAGAAGAAATAATGATACTTTTAAgccatttaagttatttttgtccGAAGCTTCTGAGTTTTACCAAAATCTAATTGTAAAACTGAGAAAAAATTCTGGAGTGTCAGAAGAGGCATTGTTGAATAAAAAGGGTTGGATCTTTACCTCTACTGAACCAGAAATCAAGCTGAAATGCAAATATTTATGTCATCGGTCCTTAGTTTGTATGGGCGATCTTGCCAGGTATAAAGAACAATGTGAAAATCCTGATACTCAAAATCATAACTGGTCAGTTGCTGCCACACATTACTTGGAAGCAACAAGAATTTGGCCTAATAGTGGTAACCCTCAAAATCAG TTGGCTGTATTGGCAACTTATATCGGTGATGAATTCCTTGCTCTATATCACTGTGTAAGAAGTTTAGCAGTTAAAGAACCTTTTCCGGATGCTTGGAACAATCTTATTCTGCTGTTTGAAAAG AACAGGCCATCTCCTCTGAAATATGTTTCCAGTGAAGTCTGCTTTGAGTTCGTTAAACGTTCTGGAAGAATCAGTGAAGTGAGGAAGGCACAACTGAAAGATGATTTCTCAAACTACACTGAAGTTGAAGGCGAAAGTAATAATTTCACTGACACAAAGCTATGGTCTCTTATGGTCAGAATGATAAGTTTCCTCTTCATAACATCAAG TTTTGAGGAATTCTCTATTGCATTGGCTTCTACAATTGGAGAGTTGGATAAAATGTTGAAGCTAGAAGATATAGAACTAAAGACCATGTTGGACTCCTATAGTCAAATGGATTTAGCCAGAAGAGGTCCTTTTCGAGCCATACAAGCAGTTTGCATTCTAATATTTTCCCTAAAGAATCTAATGGATAAGCCTGAAAAAGAAGATTCAGAAGACAAAAATGTTACGCAGTTGACGCAGATGGGATTAGCTGCTGCGTTTGGTGTCATGGGCCGTTTCGTTGAAAGATGCCTTGAGGCTAAGTCTTTGAATCATTGCCCCTTATTACCTTCTGTGCTTGTTTTTGTGGAGTGGTGTTCAAGTGTGCTTGATGCAACTGAAGTATGTTGCACTGATCAAAAGTGTGGAAGAGCCATTTCTTacttttttgatgtttttgttgagcttctaaataaactaaatgacaatagaaaggaaacaaaaaaacttCTTGATAGCACTCCGTTGTGGGAGGATTTTGAGTTGCGGGGTTTTGTACCTATAGCTAGTGCACATTTTTCATTGGATTTCTGTAGTAATTGGGAACACAGAGAAAATTTTGTAAGTGGAGTGGAATTGAGAGCTGAACGCATAAAACAGGCAGCAATGAAGATTGCTAGCAGATCAAATACTTTACAAAAGTGGATTACATATGATGAAATGGGAAGAAAATTTTGTGTTGCTAGATCAAATGAATGTCATGGCAAGAAAAAAGCAGAACTTGTGGAGTCCAGTACAAGAAGGGAAGAGATTAATCAGCAAACTAACAAAGACACAGAAGAACAATGCAAAAGGATGACTGAGGACAATCCACGTAGCGCTATCATCAATGCAAAACCTTCTGtggtggaagaagaagaagttattCTCTTCAGGCCTCTTACAAGGTATAATTCAGCGCCATTGTCCCCGTCTACCTCAGCTGATGAACAGATATCACAAGAAGACCGTATAGACCAAAGCTTACCATCTGATGATTGTTTGCGACGTGCTACATCTCTTCTCATGGCACAAAATCCAGCTCAAACTCAAACTGATCCGTGGGAATACCATGGAAGCAGTTCAAAATTCGGGAGTGACAAAGCATTCAAACAGCAAGAACCTTCAACGAAGGAATCATCAAATGCACTGAGCGAGGGAGGGTCAGAAGCTCCAATCGCTGCTGGCCCACCCTCGCTCAATGCTTGGGTCCTCGATGAAGGAAGTTTGAGCAACAATAGAAGAAATGGGACAAAGGGTCCTATTGAACATAGGTTGCCGCCTATTCAAGAAATAGCTTCTTCATCTTTGGCAGGGCTATCcatcaacaaaaatgaaaattcagtCATTAGTTCAGTGAGTGAATCTTCGAACTTCAATGCCTCTTCTGCCACATATTCTCTTCCAGTACCTTCTGCTCCATTACTACCTGATAATGCTGCCTGGTTTACTGATGCACAAGCACAACCTAGTTTACCTGCTCCGAGATTTCCAGAAACTTCATCACCAATAAGTGGTTACTCAGATTGGAGTTCTACTTATGGTCCACCTGGATATGATCCTAGATACCAAGTTTTTGTCAACGGATACCCTCCACCCGGACGAATGACTTCTTCGGAATGGCTGCGTTGGTACAGAGAGAACCACAAACCTGAGAAAGCCAACAATTATACGCAGCCTACATACATGAATACTCCTGCTCCTCAAAATTATGATAATCCTTACAGGTTTGATCAATTTGACAGATGGGGCAATCCTTTGTCGTATAATAACCAGTACACGTATATTGAGTCCCCGGGTCCCCCACCATTGCAGCCGGGCTTTCTCAATGCAGGTGAACACAAAGCTAGTCTCTACAGCAACTGTCAAAGACCGGTCCCTTTTGTGTGCAGTGCTGTGACAGAAATGAGAAACGAGCCACAGTCTCTGCTAGAGTGTCTGAAAGAGAAGGAATGGCGTCTCCAGCGAGATCCTAACCTCAGAGGGCCTACATTCACAGGAAATTATAACTCTTAG
- the LOC11439284 gene encoding protein SMG7L isoform X1, which translates to MHVFHECFRCISFEGSTSISVMASNLSLSPGIRSKEVLLEIGNSEKQLWALIHSKGILHSDAQYLYRKIRASYERVLLNSYTYAELQDVEYSLWKLHYKHIDEFRKIVKRNSGDVEINKSGTSQTGVEQRRNNDTFKPFKLFLSEASEFYQNLIVKLRKNSGVSEEALLNKKGWIFTSTEPEIKLKCKYLCHRSLVCMGDLARYKEQCENPDTQNHNWSVAATHYLEATRIWPNSGNPQNQLAVLATYIGDEFLALYHCVRSLAVKEPFPDAWNNLILLFEKNRPSPLKYVSSEVCFEFVKRSGRISEVRKAQLKDDFSNYTEVEGESNNFTDTKLWSLMVRMISFLFITSSFEEFSIALASTIGELDKMLKLEDIELKTMLDSYSQMDLARRGPFRAIQAVCILIFSLKNLMDKPEKEDSEDKNVTQLTQMGLAAAFGVMGRFVERCLEAKSLNHCPLLPSVLVFVEWCSSVLDATEVCCTDQKCGRAISYFFDVFVELLNKLNDNRKETKKLLDSTPLWEDFELRGFVPIASAHFSLDFCSNWEHRENFVSGVELRAERIKQAAMKIASRSNTLQKWITYDEMGRKFCVARSNECHGKKKAELVESSTRREEINQQTNKDTEEQCKRMTEDNPRSAIINAKPSVVEEEEVILFRPLTRYNSAPLSPSTSADEQISQEDRIDQSLPSDDCLRRATSLLMAQNPAQTQTDPWEYHGSSSKFGSDKAFKQQEPSTKESSNALSEGGSEAPIAAGPPSLNAWVLDEGSLSNNRRNGTKGPIEHRLPPIQEIASSSLAGLSINKNENSVISSVSESSNFNASSATYSLPVPSAPLLPDNAAWFTDAQAQPSLPAPRFPETSSPISGYSDWSSTYGPPGYDPRYQVFVNGYPPPGRMTSSEWLRWYRENHKPEKANNYTQPTYMNTPAPQNYDNPYRFDQFDRWGNPLSYNNQYTYIESPGPPPLQPGFLNAGEHKASLYSNCQRPVPFVCSAVTEMRNEPQSLLECLKEKEWRLQRDPNLRGPTFTGNYNS; encoded by the exons ATGCATGTTTTCCATGAATGTTTTAG ATGCATTTCATTTGAAGGAAGCACTTCAATTTCGGTCATGGCAAGCAACCTATCTCTTTCTCCTGGAATTCGTAGTAAAGAAGTACTCTTAGAG ATTGGCAATTCTGAAAAGCAATTGTGGGCATTAATCCATTCTAAAGGCATTCTTCACTCAGATGCTCAATACTTGTACCGCAAGATCCGTGCTAGTTATGAGAGAGTTTTGTTGAACAGTTATACATATGCAGAACTTCAGGATGTTGAATATTCTTTATGGAAGCTCCATTATAAGCATATTGATGAATTTCGCAAAATAGTAAAGAGAAACTCGGGCGATGTAGAGATCAACAAATCAGGAACATCACAAACCGGTGTTGAGCAGAGAAGAAATAATGATACTTTTAAgccatttaagttatttttgtccGAAGCTTCTGAGTTTTACCAAAATCTAATTGTAAAACTGAGAAAAAATTCTGGAGTGTCAGAAGAGGCATTGTTGAATAAAAAGGGTTGGATCTTTACCTCTACTGAACCAGAAATCAAGCTGAAATGCAAATATTTATGTCATCGGTCCTTAGTTTGTATGGGCGATCTTGCCAGGTATAAAGAACAATGTGAAAATCCTGATACTCAAAATCATAACTGGTCAGTTGCTGCCACACATTACTTGGAAGCAACAAGAATTTGGCCTAATAGTGGTAACCCTCAAAATCAG TTGGCTGTATTGGCAACTTATATCGGTGATGAATTCCTTGCTCTATATCACTGTGTAAGAAGTTTAGCAGTTAAAGAACCTTTTCCGGATGCTTGGAACAATCTTATTCTGCTGTTTGAAAAG AACAGGCCATCTCCTCTGAAATATGTTTCCAGTGAAGTCTGCTTTGAGTTCGTTAAACGTTCTGGAAGAATCAGTGAAGTGAGGAAGGCACAACTGAAAGATGATTTCTCAAACTACACTGAAGTTGAAGGCGAAAGTAATAATTTCACTGACACAAAGCTATGGTCTCTTATGGTCAGAATGATAAGTTTCCTCTTCATAACATCAAG TTTTGAGGAATTCTCTATTGCATTGGCTTCTACAATTGGAGAGTTGGATAAAATGTTGAAGCTAGAAGATATAGAACTAAAGACCATGTTGGACTCCTATAGTCAAATGGATTTAGCCAGAAGAGGTCCTTTTCGAGCCATACAAGCAGTTTGCATTCTAATATTTTCCCTAAAGAATCTAATGGATAAGCCTGAAAAAGAAGATTCAGAAGACAAAAATGTTACGCAGTTGACGCAGATGGGATTAGCTGCTGCGTTTGGTGTCATGGGCCGTTTCGTTGAAAGATGCCTTGAGGCTAAGTCTTTGAATCATTGCCCCTTATTACCTTCTGTGCTTGTTTTTGTGGAGTGGTGTTCAAGTGTGCTTGATGCAACTGAAGTATGTTGCACTGATCAAAAGTGTGGAAGAGCCATTTCTTacttttttgatgtttttgttgagcttctaaataaactaaatgacaatagaaaggaaacaaaaaaacttCTTGATAGCACTCCGTTGTGGGAGGATTTTGAGTTGCGGGGTTTTGTACCTATAGCTAGTGCACATTTTTCATTGGATTTCTGTAGTAATTGGGAACACAGAGAAAATTTTGTAAGTGGAGTGGAATTGAGAGCTGAACGCATAAAACAGGCAGCAATGAAGATTGCTAGCAGATCAAATACTTTACAAAAGTGGATTACATATGATGAAATGGGAAGAAAATTTTGTGTTGCTAGATCAAATGAATGTCATGGCAAGAAAAAAGCAGAACTTGTGGAGTCCAGTACAAGAAGGGAAGAGATTAATCAGCAAACTAACAAAGACACAGAAGAACAATGCAAAAGGATGACTGAGGACAATCCACGTAGCGCTATCATCAATGCAAAACCTTCTGtggtggaagaagaagaagttattCTCTTCAGGCCTCTTACAAGGTATAATTCAGCGCCATTGTCCCCGTCTACCTCAGCTGATGAACAGATATCACAAGAAGACCGTATAGACCAAAGCTTACCATCTGATGATTGTTTGCGACGTGCTACATCTCTTCTCATGGCACAAAATCCAGCTCAAACTCAAACTGATCCGTGGGAATACCATGGAAGCAGTTCAAAATTCGGGAGTGACAAAGCATTCAAACAGCAAGAACCTTCAACGAAGGAATCATCAAATGCACTGAGCGAGGGAGGGTCAGAAGCTCCAATCGCTGCTGGCCCACCCTCGCTCAATGCTTGGGTCCTCGATGAAGGAAGTTTGAGCAACAATAGAAGAAATGGGACAAAGGGTCCTATTGAACATAGGTTGCCGCCTATTCAAGAAATAGCTTCTTCATCTTTGGCAGGGCTATCcatcaacaaaaatgaaaattcagtCATTAGTTCAGTGAGTGAATCTTCGAACTTCAATGCCTCTTCTGCCACATATTCTCTTCCAGTACCTTCTGCTCCATTACTACCTGATAATGCTGCCTGGTTTACTGATGCACAAGCACAACCTAGTTTACCTGCTCCGAGATTTCCAGAAACTTCATCACCAATAAGTGGTTACTCAGATTGGAGTTCTACTTATGGTCCACCTGGATATGATCCTAGATACCAAGTTTTTGTCAACGGATACCCTCCACCCGGACGAATGACTTCTTCGGAATGGCTGCGTTGGTACAGAGAGAACCACAAACCTGAGAAAGCCAACAATTATACGCAGCCTACATACATGAATACTCCTGCTCCTCAAAATTATGATAATCCTTACAGGTTTGATCAATTTGACAGATGGGGCAATCCTTTGTCGTATAATAACCAGTACACGTATATTGAGTCCCCGGGTCCCCCACCATTGCAGCCGGGCTTTCTCAATGCAGGTGAACACAAAGCTAGTCTCTACAGCAACTGTCAAAGACCGGTCCCTTTTGTGTGCAGTGCTGTGACAGAAATGAGAAACGAGCCACAGTCTCTGCTAGAGTGTCTGAAAGAGAAGGAATGGCGTCTCCAGCGAGATCCTAACCTCAGAGGGCCTACATTCACAGGAAATTATAACTCTTAG